GTCCTAGTAGTCGTTGATGAGCCATCTAAATCTTATGCATATGGTTCAACTGTTGCTGCACCAGTTGCTAAAGAAATTATCGAGAGTTTGATAGTAATTGAAAAAATACCTCCCAAGATTAAAGATCATGGAATGATTGTTAAAAAACCCTAAAATTTTCTAATTTTATAAATATTTAGTTCATTATCTGATGATTTCATCAGGAATTAAAGCTAGTTTATGTATATATATGATTATCTAGAAATGAAATCAATTTTAGAACAATTGTCCTCAATGACCGTTGTTGTTGCTGATACTGGAGATTTAGATTCGATAAAAAAATTTCAACCAAGGGACGCCACCACCAATCCATCACTAATACTTGCTGCTGCTAAGAATCCTGATTATGTGAAATTAATTGATAAAGCTTTAGAAAGTTCACAAAATGCATTGCCCCAAGGATCCTCAGAAATTGAATTAATCAAAGAAACTGTAGACCAAGTTTCAGTATTTTTTGGAAAAGAAATATTGAAAATTATTTCAGGGCGCGTATCTACAGAAGTTGACGCAAGACTGAGCTTTGACTCCGAAGCTACGGTAGAAAAAGCAAGAAAATTGATCAAACTTTACAAAAATTTTGGGATTGAAAAGGAAAGAATTTTGATTAAGATTGCTGCAACTTGGGAGGGAATTAAGGCAGCTGAAATTTTGGAAAAAGAGGGTATCAAGTGCAACTTAACTTTACTTTTTAACTTCTGCCAAGCGGTAACTTGTGCCAATGCAAAGATAACTCTAATTTCTCCGTTCGTTGGCCGTATATTGGATTGGCATAAAGCAAAAACTGGTAAGACTAGTTTTGTTGGTGCTGAAGATCCTGGTGTTATTTCGGTTACGCAAATATACAAGTACTTTAAAGAAAAGGGATTTAAGACAGAAGTAATGGGAGCAAGTTTTAGAAATCTTGATGAAATAAAAGAATTAGCAGGTTGCGATCTTTTAACAATCGCACCAAAATTTCTTGAGGAACTGAAAAAAGAAAAGGGAGAGTTAGTTAGAAAATTAGATTTAAGTACTCAAACAAATAATTCTATTGACTACCAATTTGAAGAAAAAGATTTCAGATTAAGTATGTTAGAAGATCAAATGGCAAGTGAAAAGCTTAGTGAAGGTATTACTGGATTCAGTAAGGCTATAGAAGAATTGGAAGAGCTGCTACTAAAGAGATATTCAGAGATTAAAAATCATAAATTGATTTCTGCTAACTAAATTTAAGTTTGAATTGAAAAGAATTAAGTCCCACGTTTTGTTATGAGTCTCATGATAACTCTTTTTGCAATATCTTCATAACTCATTTCTCCTGATAATATTTGAGCAATACGTTTAGGCGCTGTTTTTCTTTTGACACCTAATTGATATCCAGTTCTGGGAAATCTATAAAATACTTGGGCTATTCTTCTCCCCCAAGCCATTGATTCCCCCCAAATGTTGTTAATTGTTTTCGTATAAAGGTTTAAATTATCTACTTTTCCTAATAGGCATTGATCTATGTATTCTGCAGCATAAAAACTGCTAATTAAAGATGGTCTAATCCCTTCAGCTAAAAATGGATCACATAGAGATGCTGCATCTCCAACCGCTAAAACTTTGTCACCATTAATTGAGTGGAAGCCATTCCATATTCTCAGTTTCTTACTAATTGTTTTATGAGGGAAATCATCAAACCCGAAGCTTCTGATTACTTGTTTATTTATAGCCTGATTTTCTAGAAGACCATTATTTATAAAAGTACCTAAACCAATATTTAAGCTTTCTCTTAGGGGGAATGCCCATGCAAAACCATATTTTATAAATCCAAACTCAAATCTAACTGCATCTCTAGGTATTTCACCTAACCCTTTCAATCTTAATGAGATTGTGTTTGCAAATTTCGGTTTTCTTGGCCCTAAATTGAAATAACTCGCCCATTTCGATTGAGACCCGTCTGCAATTACAAGAAATTCTGTAATATATTTTTTTTTGTTACTGAAAGTAATTTCCCATTTATCATTTTTTTTTATGATTTTATTTATCAATAATGGTCTCATTATCTGTGCTCCATTACCCAAGGATTCGTCAAGTAATAATTGATCTAGTTTTTCTCTTTTAACAATCCAAAATGGGGATTCACCAGTCAGATCAGCAGTTACATTATCTGCAGCCTTCCATCTGAATTCAACATTCTTAATTTTTGATTCTATACAATCTTCTATATTTAAAGGAAGAAATCTTTGCATTGAAGATGCCATCCCACCTGCACATGATTTGTAATCTTGAGATTTTTCTTTTTCAATAATTAAAACTGAATATCCTTTCTTTGTTAGGTTAAGAGCCGTAGAAGCTCCTGATAAACCTCCACCAATTATTACAACGTCAAATCTAATCAAACTTTTAATATTTCCTTCTCTTTCTCAGACAATTTAGTTTCTATTAAAGCAATATATTTATCAGTAATTTTCTGAATTTCAGATTGATTATCTCTCGATTCATCAATAGAAATAAGACCATCTTTTTCGTCTTTTTTTTCTTTATCAACAGCATCTCTTCTGATATTTCTCAAAGCTACTTTACCTTCCTCTGCATATTTAGAGGCTAATTTACAAAATTCTTTTCTTCTTTCTTCTGTTAAAGGAGGAACATTTATTCTTATTACTTTCCCATCATTATTTGGAGTAATACCTAAATCACTCATAGAGATAGATTTTTCTATCGCTTGCAAACATGAAATATCGAAAGGTTGTATTGAAATTGTTTGCGAATCAACAGTGCTTATAGTGGCAAGTGATTTGATAGGTGTTTCTGCTCCATAGTACTCAACACTTACTCTGTCTAACAAGGAAGCATTAGCTCTGCCTGTCCTAATTGTATTAAAGTTTCTTTGTGTGGCTTCAATACTTTTATTCATATTTTCTTGAATTTCTTTTTCTTTCATAATTAAAAAAACTAAATGATCTTTAACTAATTAAAGAGCCTATTGGCTCACCAGCAACAGCTTTAGAAATGTTCCCTTTTTTGAATATATCAAAAACCATAATTGGGATATTATTATCTTTGCAAAGTGCAATCGCAGTACTGTCCATTACTGCAATTTCATCACTAAGAACTTGTTGATAACTGAGAGAGGTATATTTTTTTGCATCATTAAATTGATTAGGATCACGATCGTATACTCCATCAACTTTAGTAGCCTTCATAACAACTTCAGCGTTTATTTCTGCTGCCCTCAAAGCTGCTGTAGTATCAGTTGTAAAAAATGGATTTCCGCATCCACCCCCGAAAACTACAACTCTACCTTTTTCTAGGTGCCTCATGGCTCTTCTTCTGATATAAGGTTCGGCAATTTCTTGCATTTCAATTGCTGTTTGAACTCTGGTTGCAACTCCTACTCTCTCAAGACCATCTTGAAGTGAAATTGCGTTCATTACTGTTGCTAGCATCCCTACGTAATCAGCAGTAGCGCGATCCATTCCGTCTGCAGATCCTTTAAGTCCCCTAAAAATGTTTCCACCACCAACAACTATTGCAAGTTGTACATTATTTTCGACTACTTTTGAAACATCCTCTGCAATTGACTGAACTATAGCAGGATCAATACCATAAGGTTTTTCACCCATTAGTGCTTCACCACTAAGTTTTAAGAGAACTCTTTTGTAAGTCATTCAATAATTGTACTTTTAAGACCTTAGCAAGTAAATGTGCCAAATTTATTTTTTGTTCTGATATTGCTTGCGTCTTTAAACATTTCTAAACCTGTCCAAAGAATATTTAAATAAAATTTACTTCAACTAAAATTCAACACACTTTTGTGCTTTTATTCCTTGTTCTTTAAATGGATGTCTTATTAGTTTCATTTCTGTAACTAGATCAGCGTAATTCATAATTAAATCAGATGCTCCCCTTCCAGTTAAAACAATATGATTTTTTCTATTTTTTAGGCTTTTTAAAAAAGTGATTATTTCTTCGGGTGCAAGATAACCAAGTTTTGTCGCAATATTAATTTCATCAAGAATGATAAGTTTATAAGATTCGTTTTGTATATATTTTTTGGCTAGTTGCCACGCCTCTTGAACTAATTTTTCATCTCTTATTCTGTCTTGTGTTTCCCAAGTAAATCCCTCTCCTAATGAATGCCAAGATATGTTTGAAGACAAGTTTTTAAGTGCTTTTTCTTCTCCAGTGTTCCAGCCTCCTTTGATAAATTGAATTATTGCTACTTTATAGCCATGCCCAATCGTCCTTAAAGCCATCCCTAAAGATGCAGTTGTCTTGCCCTTACCATTTCCTGTAAAAACAATAAGTAATCCTTTCTTTGTTTTTCTAATTTGTAGTCTTTCGGCTTGAATATCTTTTCTTTTCTGCATTCTTTTTTTATATGAGCTCTCATCGCTATCCGGTGATAATTTACCTCCCATTCCAAGTTTATTTGCTTGATTATCGAGGTTAAATATTTTCTCTGAAGATGAAGGTTTTTCTTGCATATGACCCTTATTTTTATTTAGTTATTATAAATCTTTAAATATTTTTAACTCTTTTAACTTTTAAAAGTGCATTATTTACTGCTTGTTGTTGATCTCTTTTAGTAATCCAGTGGTGATAAGTTTGAGTATGTAAACTAACCGAATGTCCCATCATTCTGGCAGCCACAGTATCAGGTAAATCATAAAAAATTGTTCTTACTGCCCAAGCATGTCTTAGATCATAAGGTTTTATTTGTAAAGAGTAACGCTTAAACTGGTCTGTAATTTTTTTTCCAATATTCTGTAAGGTTGTTATTTTAAGGTCTCTATTAATATTTGGTAGAAGTTCTGGATTTTCACCCAGTTTTGACAATTCGAACTTTTCCACCCATTCAGGATGAAATGGCCAGACTTGATGTTCCCCAGTTTTAGTCGTAGGCAAAACTCTTATAATTTTGTCCCCAAAATTAGAAAGAGAACTTAAATCACAAAAAAATACTTCATGATTCCTTAATCCATATGTAGCCATCAGACCAAAAACAAATTTCCAAGACTTGTTTGGGATCGTTTCCCACAGTTTCTCAATTAATTCGTCTTTAGGTAGATCCCTAAATCCTGCTTTGTTCAGACCATATCCTCTGGCATTTAGTTTCCAATCTTCTGGTAGTTTAATGTCCAAAAATCTAGCCAAAACACTTAACGAAGTAGCGCATTGTTTTCTACTTCTGGTACCTTCCTTATAACTTTCAAGTGTTTTTTGAAATATTTTTTCTAAAGCTGCATTTTCATAGTCACTGTAAATATTTAGGATTCTTTTCATATATGGTTTGTAAGAACTTCTCCAAGTAGTTTTTCTAGTGCTGGTTCGAAAATCACTTTTATTTTCTTTAAAAAAAAATTCCTCAAATTGATTTAATCTTTTTGGGAATTCAAAACCATCTTTTATTTCCTTTTTATATGGTTTGCCTATCCAATTAATCCAATCAAATTGATTCAATTCCAATTGCAAATTGATTAATTGTAATTTTTTTTTGGCCTCCTCTAATCCAGAAATATCAGCTTTTAAACCAAGAGATATTCTTTGAATTTTAAAGTTATTGTTATCTTCTTTGGAGGGTAGTGAACCACGAATATTTAATTTCTCTCCTCTTTTCTCAATTTTAAGCTTGCTGCCTTGAGTAGCAAATTTATCATTGACATTATTAATTTCCTGAATTATGTTCATTTACTTATATAATTGACCATATAATGACGTTTTTAATGTTGATTTTCAATCTCCATAAACTTTAAATGGATAAAATAGGCGTCTTACTAATGAATTTAGGAGGGCCTGAACGCATTACTGATGTTGGCCCATTCTTATACAATCTTTTTTCTGATCCAGAAATTATCAGGACCCCTTTCCCTGTTTTTCAAAAGCCTCTAGCTTGGTTAATTAGCACGCTTAGGAGTACTACTTCACAACAAGCTTACCTTTCCATAGGCGGAGGTTCACCTATCAGAAGGATAACTGAACAACAAGCAAGAGAATTACAATCTAAATTAAGGAACAAAGGGTTTAATGCCACTACCTACATCGCCATGAGGTATTGGCATCCTTTTACCGAATCAGCAATTGCTGATATGAAAGCTGATGGCATAGATCAAGTTGTTGTAATACCCTTGTATCCACATTTTTCAATAAGTACTAGTGGTTCGAGCTTTAGAGAATTAAAAAAATTGCGAGATTCTGATGATGAATTTAAGAAGGTTCCAATGAGATGTGTAAGGAGTTGGTTCAGTCAATCAGGATATTTAAAGTCTATGGTTGAATTAATTTCTGAACAAATTTCACTTTGTGAATCACCTTCAAAAGCCCATATATTTTTCACTGCTCATGGAGTCCCTAAGAGTTACGTAGAGGAAGCTGGAGACCCTTACAAACAACAAATTGAAGATTGTTCTTTATTAATAATTAATGAGTTGGAAAAATGTTTAGGACATAGTAACCCTCATACACTTTCTTACCAGAGTAGAGTTGGTCCTGTTGAATGGTTGAAGCCTTATACAGAAGAGGTTTTAGCTGATCTTGGAAGGTCAAATGTTAATGATTTAGTTGTGGTTCCTATAAGTTTCGTTGGAGAGCATATCGAAACGTTGCAAGAAATTGATATTGAATACAAAGAAATTGCTGAAAAGGCTGGTATTAAAAATTTTCGGAGAGTTAAGGCTTTAAATACTCATCCTACTTTTATTGAAGGTCTTAGTGATTTAGTTATTTCCTGTTTGGAAGGGCCTCTAGTTAATATAGAGGAGGCTTCACAGTTGCCTGAAAAAGTTAAACTTTATCCTCAGGAGAAGTGGCAATGGGGTTGGAATAATAGTTCAGAGGTTTGGAACGGAAGGGTTGCCATGATTATTTTTCTTGTTCTTTTTATTGAACTTATTTCAGGCTCTGGACCTCTACATAAATTAGGCATCTTATAAAGAAAAATTGATATTAATTTGAAATTTTTTAAATTTATTAAAAGATTTTTTTGAATACATTTCTGACATTACATTTCTAAATGAGGCAAAAGTATTTAATTGAGATTAATATTTATAGTAAATATTGAATTTCTTTAGTGACCCTTACTTCGAGATCCTTTTCAAAGGGTAGTTCAAAACATGAAAATCCAGTTTGGATAACTGGTGCAGATGCACTAATGGATTCTTTAAAAATTCATGGAGTAAAAGTTATATTTGGATATCCTGGGGGAGCCATACTACCAATATATGATGCTGTTCATAAGGCAGAACAAGATGGTTGGTTAAAGCACTATATGGTTAGGCATGAACAAGGAGGTTCACATGCGGCTGATGGATATGCAAGATCTACTGGTGAAGTAGGAGTATGTTTTGGAACCTCAGGCCCAGGTGCAACAAATTTGGTTACTGGAATTGCCACTGCGCAAATGGATTCAGTCCCTCTAGTTGTAGTTACAGGTCAAGTCCCAAGACCTGCTATTGGGACAGACGCTTTTCAAGAAACTGATATTTTTGGCATAACTCTTCCAATAGTGAAACATTCATGGGTAATAAGGGATCCTTCAGATATCGCGAAAGTAGTTTCTGAAGCATTTTTTATAGCCTCATCTGGAAGACCTGGTCCTGTTTTAATTGATATACCCAAAGATGTAGGTCAGGAGTTCTTTAATTACCAAAGAGTTTTGCCTGGTGAGATTATTCCTAAAGGATTTAAAAGGAATGGAGAAATTAATGATTGCGATGTCAAAAAAGTAATTAAATTAGTAGAAGATTCTGAAAGACCTCTTCTATACGTAGGAGGTGGGGCAATATCTTCAGGAGCTCATGATGAAATAAAAACTTTTGCAAAGAATTATCAAATACCAGTTACCACAACCTTAATGGGGAAAGGTGCTTTTGATGAAAAAGATAATTTATCAGTAGGGATGTTAGGAATGCATGGAACTGCTTATGCAAATTTTGCTGTTACAGAATGCGATCTTTTAATTGCTATTGGAGCTAGATTCGATGATAGGGTGACAGGAAAATTAGATACTTTTGCACCTAATGCAAAGGTAATTCATATAGATATCGACCCCGCAGAAGTTAATAAAAATAGACGTGTAGATGTTGCAATTGTTGCTGATGTTTCAAAAGCTGTCTTGAAAATTAATGAACAATCTCTAAAAAACAAATTTACTTGTCAGACGAAAAACTGGTTAGAAAAAATTGATTTTTGGAAACATAAACACCCCTTATATGACCCGCCTAAAGAAGGAGAAATTTATCCTCAGGAAGTTCTTTTAAAAGTGAGGGAACTTTCACCAGAAGCTTATATAACTACAGATGTAGGACAACATCAGATGTGGGCTGCTCAATATCTTAGGAATTCTCCAAGAAAATGGATTAGTAGTGCAGGCTTAGGAACTATGGGTTTTGGATTACCAGCGGCAATTGGAGTAAAAGCAGCCTTACCTAATTCAGATGTAATTTGTATTGCAGGAGATGCAAGTGTCTTAATGAATATTCAAGAATTGGGAACCTTGTCTCAATATGGTCTAAAGGTGAAATTGATTATTATCAATAATCGCTGGCAAGGGATGGTAAGACAATGGCAGGAAAGTTTCTATGATGAAAGATATTCCTCATCTGATATGAGTTGTGGTGAACCAGATTTTGTAAAACTTGCTGAGTCTTTTGGAGTTAAAGGATACCTAATTTCTGATAGAAAACAATTACAGAATGAATTAAAAAATGCACTTGATCATGACGGCCCTGCCTTGATTAATATCCTTGTCAGAAGGGGTGAAAATTGTTATCCAATGGTTCCGCCTGGTAAAAGTAATGCTCAAATGGTTGGATATGTTAATTGTGAAGACTAATTTTTAAAATTCGTCATTTTAAAAAATTAACTTTAGGATAATTTAAAAACTTAGATATTTCTGAATTGAAAAAATTATCAAAAATTTTAATTTTAATCTGCTTGATTGTTCTTAATCCTGTAATAGTAAACTCCGCCGAAATTCTTCAAATTAAAAGTTCAAATACTATTTTGGTGGGGGATCAAAATAGAAATTTAACTATTGGATTATTTTGTGTAGATGTAAATGAAAATGATGAGATTGAAGCAACTAATCTACTTAAGAGTGAATTCCCAAGGGGGAGCAAAGTGAAAATAAAGCCTTTTGGTTTTAAAGAGAATGTTTTGTTAGCCAAAGTTTTTAATATTAAAGGTACTAAGGAGATGACGGAATTATTGGTCGCTAAAAACTTAAGTAGTGAAATTTGTCCAAGTTAATTATCTTTAGGAGCAAATAAGATTCCATTGTCTCGAGATTGTTTTACTCCTTCTCCAGGAATAAAATTCATTATTAAATTTGTATGTGCATATATTTGAGATGTCTATATTTGTATGAGGGATGTTCTCATTTAAAAGTTGTCTGTAGGCAGATTTTTTTAGATCAAGTTGATTTAGGTTTTTCTCTCTGAAGTGATTTGAATCACTAAAACAAAGATCTTTTTTAGTATTAGTCAATTTGACAGTTATGTTTTTGTTTTCGGCCTTTCTATAAAATTCTTTGAGTGTCATTTTATCAACTAGATAATGTTCCTTAGAAATCGCTGGTCCTATTGCAACAAGTAAGTCATCTCTAGATGTCCCAAAAGTATCGAAAATTTTTATCAGATTTTTTATTATTTTTTTTTCTAAACCTTTTCTTCCACAATGCAAGGTTGCTACATTTCTTGTCCTTTTATCTGCAAAAAATATTGGCATGCAATCAGCCGTGTAAACCCATAAGTTTTGACTGCATTTATTGCCAACAAGACCATCTGCATCAGTCTTAGTTCCTTTTTGCGAATGAGATCCAAACACTATCAAATTACTGTGAATTTGATTGGAAACACAATTTGTAGAATTTTCATTAAAATAATTCCCTAATAATTGAAGAAATTTCTCAGAGCAAGACTTCGTGAAGTATGCATGTTTGAAATTATTTTGACTAAGAATAGGTGATAAATAATACTCAAATTTTCTGTTTTGAATATAAATTTCATCTTTTGAGAAATATATTTCTTTATAAAGAATAGTTCTTGCTCCTAAAGCGAATTTATGAAATTAATTCAATATCTCTCAAGATCCAGAATCCTGCAAATTTTTCGATATATGGCGTTGACTGTATGGAAATAAATTGATAACCAAAAGAATTTTCTTTATTGTCTAAAAACTTTGTATTCAAAATATTTGCATCTTTTTCTGGTAAATCAGTAACCAGCCACTTATCATCTTCTGAAGCTTCAAGTATGAGTTGGTTCTTATTTACGACTAATTTAATAGGTTCTAAACAACTAAACCATGCAGACAGTGCCAAAGATCTATCTTTGCTAAAAAGTCTTAATCCTGGAACCAAGTAATTATCATCTAAATCTTGCTGAATTGGGAAAATATCTCCAAATTCCATAGGCCAATTTTCTGCTGATTTTAGTTCGCCAATTGATATTTCAGAGATAGTTAAAGCATCACCCCTTACTGCTTCTGGTAGAGGTGTAGGAGGGTTTTCCATTTTAGAAGTAAAAGTAGGAGCTAATACACCTCTTACATAACCTTTTTCCTTTGGATAAATCTCTTTTTCAAGAAATTCGATTCTATCTAATAAATCGTAAGTTCTCCTACTTACAATAGCCTCAATACTTAAGGCCTCCAGAGATTTCCTAATAATCGATTTCATTGACGACCTCCAGAATCGAACTATAGAAGGTTTCTCCCACCCTTGTTTTTTTGCTTCACTTATTGCTTCATGTAGAGCCTTTGTGAGCCACACTGAATTAACTTCATTAGCAGGGCACTTTTTATTCCAAAGAAAAATATCTTCTGTCTTATGACTTTTAGTAGAGCAAATAATTAATTCCCACCTTTTTTTTCCATTTGATTCAATAATTGGTCTTGAGTAAAAGTCTAATTCCCAATCTGAAATTTTTAATTTAAGACTTGTCTCCTTTTTTTTATTAATGTTCATTTATCTTGTTCTTTTTTATCGAAGAGTGCTTTAGTTTTTAGTGCTCTATCTGTGGCTTCTTGCATAACCTTTTGCTTATCAATAATTAATTCTCCCGCAGAGTTTTCTAGGAGTGCTGTATTGAGACCAATACGACCTTTCTCGAGGTCTATTTCAGATATTAAAGCTTTTATCATTTCCCCTTCTCTAAAAACTTCTCTTAAAGAACGAATAGATCCATTTGTTAGTGAGGATTGATGAAGAAGTCCACTAGCTCCTCCTAAATCTATAAAGAAGCCATATGGTTTTACTGCTAAAACTTCTCCTTCAATTAATTGACCTAATTCTAAACTTGTAAGTTTAGAGACTAATGATGCTTTCTTTTCAGAGAGAACTAATTTTCTTGATTCTGGATTCACCTCAAGAAAAGCTACTTTTAGAGTTTTGCCAACAAAAGATTGATAATCTTGACCATCTTCAAGTTGGGATCTTGGGATGAATCCTCTTAATCCATCTACATCACAAGTAAGCCCACCCCTGTTAAATCCATTAACTAAAACGTTAATTAATTCTCCATTTTTTGCAGAACTTGATACTTTCTCCCAACTTTGCCTGAGAATTAATGCCCGAGCGCTAACTGTTACCATCCCATCAGCATTTTGTTCTTTGATAACCAAGACTTCCATTTCAAGGCCTATAGAAAACTTTTCTTTAAAGTTAGTGATGACACCCAAACCACATTCTTTTTTGGGCATATAACCAGGTGCTTTTCCGCCAATGTCAACATATAGCCCATCACTTTCGATTGCTATAACCTTACCTGAAATTGTTTCTCCTGTAGCCCCAATTGGCTCATTTGCATTTAAAGCCTCCAAAAAAGCACTTTCACCAAAATCGAATTCATCAACTGTTCTTTCTAGTTGAAAATCGGTGTTTTGCTCAGAAAAATTAGGGGGTCTATTTAAGTCTTGTTGAGTTATATTTTGTTGAGAAATATCAAAATCCTTCGTGTTTTCATTATTATCCTCAATTCTTTTTACTGAATCATTTTTAATGATTTGCGGTTTGATTGGGATATCTTCTTTTTTAATTTCTTCTTGCGAATTGGTTTGATCATTATCTATTTTTTGAGTATCTTTCTTGCTTATGTGAAGTACCTGAAGAGGTTTTTTATTGCCCTTTGGTTGGATATTATCTTGGGCATTTTTATTACTGACTCCCATTGTAGGTAAAATAAGAATAATTAATTATTAACATACTCTAAATCTTAGTACTCAAAATTAAAATTAATGAACTTTGAATCAATACCTAATAAATTTGAATATTTAAATTGGCAAGAAATTGAAATTTTTGCAAAAGATAAAAGATCAACAGTGATTTGGCCATTCGGCGCTGTTGAGCAACATGGGCCTCATTTGCCTCTTGCTACAGATAGTATTTTTGTTGAT
This region of Prochlorococcus sp. MIT 0604 genomic DNA includes:
- the tal gene encoding transaldolase; protein product: MKSILEQLSSMTVVVADTGDLDSIKKFQPRDATTNPSLILAAAKNPDYVKLIDKALESSQNALPQGSSEIELIKETVDQVSVFFGKEILKIISGRVSTEVDARLSFDSEATVEKARKLIKLYKNFGIEKERILIKIAATWEGIKAAEILEKEGIKCNLTLLFNFCQAVTCANAKITLISPFVGRILDWHKAKTGKTSFVGAEDPGVISVTQIYKYFKEKGFKTEVMGASFRNLDEIKELAGCDLLTIAPKFLEELKKEKGELVRKLDLSTQTNNSIDYQFEEKDFRLSMLEDQMASEKLSEGITGFSKAIEELEELLLKRYSEIKNHKLISAN
- a CDS encoding NAD(P)/FAD-dependent oxidoreductase translates to MIRFDVVIIGGGLSGASTALNLTKKGYSVLIIEKEKSQDYKSCAGGMASSMQRFLPLNIEDCIESKIKNVEFRWKAADNVTADLTGESPFWIVKREKLDQLLLDESLGNGAQIMRPLLINKIIKKNDKWEITFSNKKKYITEFLVIADGSQSKWASYFNLGPRKPKFANTISLRLKGLGEIPRDAVRFEFGFIKYGFAWAFPLRESLNIGLGTFINNGLLENQAINKQVIRSFGFDDFPHKTISKKLRIWNGFHSINGDKVLAVGDAASLCDPFLAEGIRPSLISSFYAAEYIDQCLLGKVDNLNLYTKTINNIWGESMAWGRRIAQVFYRFPRTGYQLGVKRKTAPKRIAQILSGEMSYEDIAKRVIMRLITKRGT
- the frr gene encoding ribosome recycling factor gives rise to the protein MKEKEIQENMNKSIEATQRNFNTIRTGRANASLLDRVSVEYYGAETPIKSLATISTVDSQTISIQPFDISCLQAIEKSISMSDLGITPNNDGKVIRINVPPLTEERRKEFCKLASKYAEEGKVALRNIRRDAVDKEKKDEKDGLISIDESRDNQSEIQKITDKYIALIETKLSEKEKEILKV
- the pyrH gene encoding UMP kinase codes for the protein MTYKRVLLKLSGEALMGEKPYGIDPAIVQSIAEDVSKVVENNVQLAIVVGGGNIFRGLKGSADGMDRATADYVGMLATVMNAISLQDGLERVGVATRVQTAIEMQEIAEPYIRRRAMRHLEKGRVVVFGGGCGNPFFTTDTTAALRAAEINAEVVMKATKVDGVYDRDPNQFNDAKKYTSLSYQQVLSDEIAVMDSTAIALCKDNNIPIMVFDIFKKGNISKAVAGEPIGSLIS
- the cobO gene encoding cob(I)yrinic acid a,c-diamide adenosyltransferase, which translates into the protein MQEKPSSSEKIFNLDNQANKLGMGGKLSPDSDESSYKKRMQKRKDIQAERLQIRKTKKGLLIVFTGNGKGKTTASLGMALRTIGHGYKVAIIQFIKGGWNTGEEKALKNLSSNISWHSLGEGFTWETQDRIRDEKLVQEAWQLAKKYIQNESYKLIILDEINIATKLGYLAPEEIITFLKSLKNRKNHIVLTGRGASDLIMNYADLVTEMKLIRHPFKEQGIKAQKCVEF
- a CDS encoding site-specific integrase, with the protein product MNIIQEINNVNDKFATQGSKLKIEKRGEKLNIRGSLPSKEDNNNFKIQRISLGLKADISGLEEAKKKLQLINLQLELNQFDWINWIGKPYKKEIKDGFEFPKRLNQFEEFFFKENKSDFRTSTRKTTWRSSYKPYMKRILNIYSDYENAALEKIFQKTLESYKEGTRSRKQCATSLSVLARFLDIKLPEDWKLNARGYGLNKAGFRDLPKDELIEKLWETIPNKSWKFVFGLMATYGLRNHEVFFCDLSSLSNFGDKIIRVLPTTKTGEHQVWPFHPEWVEKFELSKLGENPELLPNINRDLKITTLQNIGKKITDQFKRYSLQIKPYDLRHAWAVRTIFYDLPDTVAARMMGHSVSLHTQTYHHWITKRDQQQAVNNALLKVKRVKNI
- the hemH gene encoding ferrochelatase; its protein translation is MDKIGVLLMNLGGPERITDVGPFLYNLFSDPEIIRTPFPVFQKPLAWLISTLRSTTSQQAYLSIGGGSPIRRITEQQARELQSKLRNKGFNATTYIAMRYWHPFTESAIADMKADGIDQVVVIPLYPHFSISTSGSSFRELKKLRDSDDEFKKVPMRCVRSWFSQSGYLKSMVELISEQISLCESPSKAHIFFTAHGVPKSYVEEAGDPYKQQIEDCSLLIINELEKCLGHSNPHTLSYQSRVGPVEWLKPYTEEVLADLGRSNVNDLVVVPISFVGEHIETLQEIDIEYKEIAEKAGIKNFRRVKALNTHPTFIEGLSDLVISCLEGPLVNIEEASQLPEKVKLYPQEKWQWGWNNSSEVWNGRVAMIIFLVLFIELISGSGPLHKLGIL
- the ilvB gene encoding biosynthetic-type acetolactate synthase large subunit; its protein translation is MTLTSRSFSKGSSKHENPVWITGADALMDSLKIHGVKVIFGYPGGAILPIYDAVHKAEQDGWLKHYMVRHEQGGSHAADGYARSTGEVGVCFGTSGPGATNLVTGIATAQMDSVPLVVVTGQVPRPAIGTDAFQETDIFGITLPIVKHSWVIRDPSDIAKVVSEAFFIASSGRPGPVLIDIPKDVGQEFFNYQRVLPGEIIPKGFKRNGEINDCDVKKVIKLVEDSERPLLYVGGGAISSGAHDEIKTFAKNYQIPVTTTLMGKGAFDEKDNLSVGMLGMHGTAYANFAVTECDLLIAIGARFDDRVTGKLDTFAPNAKVIHIDIDPAEVNKNRRVDVAIVADVSKAVLKINEQSLKNKFTCQTKNWLEKIDFWKHKHPLYDPPKEGEIYPQEVLLKVRELSPEAYITTDVGQHQMWAAQYLRNSPRKWISSAGLGTMGFGLPAAIGVKAALPNSDVICIAGDASVLMNIQELGTLSQYGLKVKLIIINNRWQGMVRQWQESFYDERYSSSDMSCGEPDFVKLAESFGVKGYLISDRKQLQNELKNALDHDGPALINILVRRGENCYPMVPPGKSNAQMVGYVNCED
- the pgeF gene encoding peptidoglycan editing factor PgeF is translated as MLYKEIYFSKDEIYIQNRKFEYYLSPILSQNNFKHAYFTKSCSEKFLQLLGNYFNENSTNCVSNQIHSNLIVFGSHSQKGTKTDADGLVGNKCSQNLWVYTADCMPIFFADKRTRNVATLHCGRKGLEKKIIKNLIKIFDTFGTSRDDLLVAIGPAISKEHYLVDKMTLKEFYRKAENKNITVKLTNTKKDLCFSDSNHFREKNLNQLDLKKSAYRQLLNENIPHTNIDISNICTYKFNNEFYSWRRSKTISRQWNLICS